From a region of the Apibacter sp. B3706 genome:
- the gltB gene encoding glutamate synthase large subunit, producing MWKSEYCKKGLYDPEFEHDACGVGMIVHTKGVRSHSIVENGLQVLENMTHRGAESADNKTGDGAGIMVQIPHEFVLLQGIAVPEKGRYGSGLLFFPKEKEEEKKAFELLSELIKKEGLSFLALRDVPVNSDILGEISMANEPIIKQIFIKGEEYSQEVLELKLYLLRKKFEKALLESDIKNKRGCYIVSLSTKTIVYKGMLTSLQLRHYFPDLLHPNFTSAIALVHSRFSTNTFPTWDLAQPFRLVGHNGEINTIKGNRLWMEARESVLKSEKIGNIEDIWPIVQQGMSDSSSFDNVLEFLVMSGKSLPHALAMMVPESWNDKNPISSELKAFYEYHSILMEPWDGPATILFSDGRYAGGLLDRNGLRPARYLITHHDMMVVASETGVVTFDPSEIREKGRLKPGKMVLIDTVNGTVQYDKELKEELANAYPYKQWLDKNRISLDDISSGRSVKYKVPNLDVMLSAYGYYREDIEKLLIPMAIDGKEPVGSMGNDTPLAILSKEPNRLFSYFRQHFAQVTNPPIDPIREELVMSLAGYIGSLHKNILEPMPEHCKMVGLAYPIITNKELDLLENLDYKGFKSTVIPITFMYQPDEYAYGLRKGIEELCKTAEEAVDKGSNYIILSDRKADLDHIAIPSLLAVSSVHHYLIKKRKRMQIDLVVESAEPREVMHFALLFGYGANAVNPYLSFAMLNDLVEKGEIQMVFSTAERNYMKSIHKGLLKVLSKMGISTLKSYIGAQVFEAIGISSKVLSDYFGHTISKIEGIDLEDIAYDTIQSFKEAFEGVHDSTIYDNLGMYAWRKGREAHAWNPETIAKLQIATRTGDYNKFKEFTQEVDNKEDKIFIRDFIDYTSQPIDIDLVEPASEIMKRFVTGAMSFGSISKEAHEAIAVAMNTIGGKSNTGEGGELKERFSTNARSAIKQVASGRFGVTTEYLVNADEIQIKVAQGAKPGEGGQLPGFKVDTIIAKTRHSIPGISLISPPPHHDIYSIEDLAQLIYDLKNVNPKAIISVKLVSESGVGTIAAGVAKAKADLILISGCDGGTGASPLSSIKHAGLPLEIGLAETQQTLVLNNLRGNIRLQTDGQLKTGRDIVIAAMLGAEEFGFATSALIILGCVMMRKCHLNTCPVGVATQNEQLRGKFSGKSDYLINFFTFLAEEVREHLASLGFTKLDDIVGRTDLLKSKSSLQNPRFEKLDLSRILYYPEKNKNSLKHNKLQDHKIDKVLDRELINTCRNAIDQSMPVSLKRTIQNTDRAVGAMLSGEVAKKYGNNGLPDNTIHCTFKGSAGQSFAAFLSKGITFTLKGDANDYLGKGLSGGKIVLLPPDSSNFMPENNIIAGNTLLYGATSGEVYINGQVGERFCVRNSGALAVVEGAGDHCCEYMTGGRTVVLGKTGRNFAAGMSGGIAYVYNPDGDFDYYCNMEMVELSLIEDISDIRELNDLISNHYKHTSSPLAKRLLDNWINEVNSFIKVTPIEYKRVLQEEKIRAINEKISKLEYDY from the coding sequence ATGTGGAAAAGTGAATACTGTAAAAAAGGATTATATGATCCGGAATTTGAGCATGACGCGTGTGGAGTAGGTATGATAGTCCACACCAAAGGTGTCAGATCCCATTCAATTGTTGAAAACGGACTTCAAGTTTTAGAAAATATGACCCACAGAGGAGCTGAAAGCGCCGATAATAAAACCGGAGATGGAGCCGGAATTATGGTGCAAATACCTCATGAATTTGTTCTTCTTCAAGGAATAGCAGTTCCGGAAAAGGGCAGATATGGGAGCGGGTTGTTATTTTTTCCTAAAGAAAAAGAAGAAGAAAAAAAGGCATTTGAATTACTGTCCGAATTAATCAAAAAAGAAGGATTAAGTTTTTTAGCCTTGAGGGATGTACCTGTTAATAGTGATATACTTGGAGAAATATCAATGGCAAATGAGCCGATTATAAAGCAGATATTCATAAAAGGAGAAGAATATTCACAAGAAGTATTAGAATTAAAACTGTATTTACTTAGAAAAAAATTTGAAAAAGCACTATTAGAATCAGATATAAAAAATAAGCGCGGATGCTACATAGTAAGTTTGTCAACCAAAACCATTGTATATAAAGGAATGTTGACATCTTTACAACTAAGACATTATTTTCCTGATTTATTACATCCTAATTTTACCAGCGCCATTGCTTTGGTTCATTCAAGATTCAGTACCAATACTTTTCCAACCTGGGACTTAGCTCAGCCTTTTCGTTTAGTCGGGCATAACGGAGAAATCAACACCATTAAAGGAAACAGGTTATGGATGGAAGCACGTGAAAGCGTTTTAAAATCAGAAAAAATAGGAAATATAGAAGATATATGGCCGATTGTGCAGCAGGGTATGAGCGACAGTTCATCTTTTGATAATGTATTAGAATTTTTAGTAATGTCGGGCAAGTCATTGCCTCATGCATTGGCCATGATGGTTCCGGAATCATGGAATGATAAAAACCCGATCTCATCCGAACTGAAAGCCTTCTATGAATACCACAGCATTCTTATGGAACCGTGGGATGGACCGGCGACCATTTTATTCAGTGACGGGCGGTATGCCGGGGGATTGTTGGATAGAAATGGATTACGTCCCGCACGATATCTCATTACCCATCATGATATGATGGTAGTAGCTTCGGAAACAGGAGTAGTTACCTTTGATCCTTCAGAAATCAGGGAAAAAGGAAGATTAAAACCGGGAAAAATGGTATTAATTGATACTGTAAATGGTACTGTTCAGTATGATAAAGAATTAAAAGAAGAATTGGCAAATGCTTATCCGTATAAACAATGGTTAGATAAAAACAGAATTTCTTTAGATGATATATCTTCGGGAAGAAGCGTGAAATATAAAGTTCCGAATTTGGATGTCATGTTATCAGCATATGGATATTATCGTGAAGATATAGAGAAACTCTTAATTCCGATGGCTATAGACGGTAAAGAACCGGTGGGCTCTATGGGAAACGATACCCCTTTGGCCATATTATCCAAAGAACCCAATCGTTTATTTTCCTATTTCAGGCAACATTTTGCGCAGGTAACCAATCCACCCATTGATCCCATAAGAGAAGAATTAGTAATGTCCCTAGCCGGATACATAGGTTCTTTACATAAAAATATATTAGAGCCTATGCCCGAACACTGTAAAATGGTCGGACTGGCCTATCCCATTATAACCAATAAAGAATTGGATCTGCTCGAAAATTTAGATTATAAAGGATTTAAATCGACAGTGATTCCTATAACCTTTATGTATCAACCGGATGAATATGCTTACGGTTTGAGAAAAGGTATTGAAGAACTTTGTAAAACTGCGGAAGAAGCAGTGGACAAAGGAAGCAATTATATTATTTTAAGTGATAGAAAAGCTGACCTGGACCATATCGCTATTCCCTCATTATTAGCAGTTTCTTCTGTCCATCATTATTTGATCAAAAAGAGAAAACGTATGCAAATTGATTTGGTGGTAGAATCAGCAGAACCGAGAGAGGTTATGCATTTTGCCTTATTATTTGGATACGGAGCCAATGCAGTAAATCCATACCTGTCATTTGCCATGTTGAATGATTTGGTTGAAAAAGGAGAAATACAAATGGTATTTTCAACAGCGGAAAGAAATTACATGAAATCCATACATAAAGGATTATTGAAAGTTCTTTCAAAAATGGGAATATCTACCCTTAAAAGTTATATAGGAGCTCAAGTATTTGAGGCGATCGGAATAAGTTCAAAAGTATTATCCGATTATTTTGGTCACACCATTTCAAAAATAGAAGGTATAGATTTAGAAGACATAGCATACGATACCATCCAATCGTTTAAAGAAGCATTCGAAGGGGTACATGATTCAACCATATACGACAATTTAGGAATGTATGCATGGAGAAAAGGAAGAGAAGCCCATGCTTGGAATCCGGAAACCATCGCAAAACTTCAGATTGCCACACGAACCGGAGATTACAATAAATTTAAAGAATTTACACAAGAAGTAGATAACAAAGAAGATAAAATATTTATAAGAGATTTTATCGATTATACTTCCCAACCCATTGATATAGATTTAGTCGAGCCTGCATCAGAAATTATGAAGCGTTTTGTTACAGGTGCTATGTCGTTCGGATCAATCAGTAAAGAAGCACATGAAGCCATAGCGGTTGCTATGAATACAATTGGGGGAAAAAGTAATACAGGAGAAGGAGGAGAACTAAAAGAACGTTTTTCAACTAATGCTAGATCAGCGATCAAACAAGTAGCTTCTGGAAGATTTGGAGTTACAACGGAATATTTAGTAAATGCAGATGAAATTCAAATTAAAGTAGCTCAAGGAGCAAAGCCGGGAGAAGGAGGACAATTGCCCGGATTTAAAGTTGATACAATTATAGCCAAAACAAGACATTCCATACCCGGTATTTCATTGATTTCCCCTCCACCTCATCACGATATATATTCTATTGAAGATTTGGCACAATTAATCTATGATTTAAAAAATGTAAATCCGAAAGCTATAATTAGCGTAAAATTGGTTTCAGAAAGTGGTGTAGGAACCATAGCTGCCGGTGTGGCAAAAGCAAAGGCAGATTTAATTTTAATCAGCGGGTGCGACGGAGGAACGGGTGCCAGTCCGTTAAGCTCTATTAAACATGCCGGATTACCGCTGGAAATCGGATTAGCTGAAACCCAACAAACATTGGTGTTAAATAATCTTAGAGGTAACATTCGCCTTCAAACAGACGGACAATTAAAAACAGGCAGGGATATTGTCATAGCCGCAATGCTGGGAGCCGAAGAATTTGGTTTTGCAACCAGTGCTTTGATTATTTTGGGTTGCGTTATGATGAGAAAATGTCATTTGAATACTTGTCCGGTAGGAGTAGCAACCCAAAATGAGCAATTAAGGGGAAAATTTAGCGGCAAAAGTGATTATCTTATAAATTTCTTTACTTTCTTAGCAGAAGAAGTACGAGAACATTTAGCCTCACTGGGATTTACCAAATTAGACGATATTGTGGGAAGAACAGATCTGTTAAAGTCCAAATCCTCTCTTCAAAATCCTAGATTTGAAAAATTAGATTTAAGCAGAATATTATATTATCCCGAAAAAAATAAAAATTCTTTAAAACACAATAAACTTCAAGATCATAAAATAGATAAAGTTTTAGATAGAGAATTAATAAACACTTGTCGCAATGCCATAGATCAATCCATGCCCGTATCATTGAAACGTACGATTCAAAATACGGATAGAGCAGTGGGAGCGATGCTGTCAGGAGAAGTGGCAAAAAAATACGGTAACAACGGATTACCGGATAATACCATTCATTGCACATTTAAAGGATCGGCAGGTCAAAGTTTCGCAGCTTTTTTATCCAAAGGAATCACTTTTACATTAAAAGGGGATGCAAATGACTATTTGGGAAAAGGATTGTCAGGCGGTAAGATTGTTTTGTTGCCTCCCGATTCATCTAACTTTATGCCTGAAAACAACATTATAGCGGGAAATACACTTTTATATGGTGCGACCTCAGGCGAAGTATATATTAACGGTCAGGTAGGAGAGCGTTTTTGTGTAAGAAATAGTGGAGCTCTTGCGGTAGTTGAAGGAGCAGGAGATCATTGTTGTGAATATATGACCGGAGGAAGAACGGTAGTGCTGGGTAAAACAGGAAGAAATTTTGCTGCCGGCATGAGTGGCGGTATAGCATATGTATACAATCCAGATGGCGATTTCGATTACTATTGCAATATGGAAATGGTTGAACTTTCCTTAATTGAAGATATTAGCGATATACGTGAATTAAATGATCTTATTAGCAATCATTACAAACACACTTCAAGCCCATTAGCTAAAAGGTTATTGGATAATTGGATAAACGAAGTAAATTCTTTTATTAAAGTTACTCCAATAGAATATAAAAGAGTTTTGCAAGAAGAAAAAATTCGCGCAATAAATGAGAAAATTTCAAAACTAGAATACGATTATTAA
- the tssD gene encoding type VI secretion system tube protein TssD, whose protein sequence is MSFKAKLEVEGKSYNVLNINYSLAQETDPTGRPSSQTRGGRIEVSIESTGETDIFEWMTNSFERKDGKIVFIKRDNNSTLKELYFFDGYVVKYKENFDSYGKSPLTETFTISAKSIKMGTGEHINEWI, encoded by the coding sequence ATGTCATTTAAAGCGAAATTAGAAGTAGAAGGGAAATCATATAATGTTTTGAATATTAATTACTCTTTAGCTCAAGAAACAGATCCAACCGGTCGACCGTCTTCTCAAACCAGAGGGGGAAGGATTGAAGTTTCAATTGAATCTACCGGTGAAACTGACATTTTTGAGTGGATGACAAATAGCTTTGAAAGAAAAGATGGTAAAATAGTATTCATTAAAAGAGACAACAATTCTACTTTAAAAGAATTATATTTTTTTGATGGATATGTTGTGAAATATAAAGAAAATTTTGATTCTTACGGTAAATCTCCTCTAACGGAAACTTTTACTATTTCTGCTAAGAGTATTAAAATGGGAACCGGAGAGCATATTAATGAATGGATTTAA
- the recA gene encoding recombinase RecA yields the protein MAEKESKDANNSEAKKKALNLILDKLDKTYGKGSVMRMGDKPVEEVDTIPTGSFGLDLALGVGGYPRGRIIEIFGPESSGKTTLTLHAIAEAQKKGGIAAFIDAEHAFDPTYAQRLGINLDDLIISQPDDGEQALEIADNLIRSGAIDIVVIDSVAALTPRAEIEGEMGDSKMGLHARLMSQALRKLTATISKTKCTVIFINQLREKIGVMFGNPETTTGGNALKFYASVRIDIRKSGSPIKDGDNAIGSRVKVKVVKNKVAPPFRQTEFDIMYGEGISKVGEVLDLGVEMGIVGKSGSWFSYQDTKLGQGRDSVKQLLKDNPELLEEIETRIKEKLAEQ from the coding sequence ATGGCAGAAAAAGAAAGCAAAGACGCAAACAATTCAGAAGCAAAGAAGAAGGCGTTGAATCTAATTTTAGACAAATTAGACAAGACCTATGGTAAAGGATCAGTCATGCGAATGGGAGATAAGCCTGTTGAAGAAGTAGACACAATTCCTACCGGATCTTTCGGTTTGGATTTGGCTTTAGGGGTCGGAGGTTATCCACGAGGAAGAATTATTGAAATATTTGGTCCGGAATCATCGGGTAAAACAACACTTACGTTACACGCAATAGCAGAAGCTCAGAAAAAAGGAGGAATAGCAGCCTTCATTGATGCAGAACACGCATTCGATCCAACCTATGCTCAACGTCTGGGAATCAATTTGGACGATCTGATTATTTCTCAGCCGGACGATGGAGAACAAGCATTGGAAATCGCCGATAATCTGATTCGATCAGGTGCTATTGACATTGTAGTTATCGATTCAGTAGCAGCATTAACTCCTCGAGCAGAAATAGAAGGAGAAATGGGAGATTCTAAAATGGGTCTTCATGCACGACTAATGTCTCAGGCTCTTAGAAAACTAACCGCTACCATTAGTAAAACTAAATGTACCGTAATATTTATCAATCAGCTTAGAGAAAAAATTGGAGTAATGTTTGGAAACCCGGAAACAACTACCGGAGGAAATGCATTAAAATTCTATGCTTCAGTACGAATTGATATACGTAAATCAGGCTCACCGATCAAGGATGGTGATAATGCAATAGGAAGCAGAGTGAAAGTGAAAGTCGTTAAGAATAAAGTAGCTCCACCGTTCCGTCAAACAGAATTCGATATTATGTACGGAGAAGGAATTTCCAAAGTAGGAGAAGTCCTGGATTTAGGAGTTGAAATGGGAATTGTCGGAAAATCCGGATCTTGGTTCAGCTATCAAGATACGAAGCTTGGACAAGGAAGAGATTCTGTTAAGCAGTTATTAAAAGATAATCCGGAACTATTAGAGGAAATTGAAACCCGCATTAAAGAAAAATTGGCGGAACAATAA
- the bcp gene encoding thioredoxin-dependent thiol peroxidase, whose protein sequence is MLKIGDKIPDFEGLDQEGKIIKYSDFKGKKLIIYFYPKANTPGCSAEGCNLRDNYATLQKEGYQIIGISKDSVDKQKSFHDKYSFPFPLIADVDKKIIESFGAWGKKKFMGKEYEGILRYTYIVDENGIIKNIITKVKTKNHAEQILKTMNL, encoded by the coding sequence ATGTTAAAAATAGGGGATAAGATTCCTGATTTTGAAGGACTTGACCAAGAAGGAAAAATAATTAAATATTCAGATTTTAAAGGAAAAAAACTTATCATATATTTTTATCCCAAAGCAAATACTCCGGGTTGTTCAGCTGAAGGATGTAATCTTAGAGATAATTATGCAACTCTTCAAAAAGAAGGCTATCAAATCATAGGAATAAGTAAAGATTCAGTAGATAAACAAAAATCATTTCATGATAAATATTCATTTCCTTTTCCGCTTATAGCAGACGTTGATAAAAAAATAATAGAATCATTTGGAGCATGGGGTAAGAAAAAATTTATGGGAAAAGAATATGAAGGCATCTTACGATATACCTATATAGTTGATGAAAATGGAATAATTAAAAATATTATTACCAAAGTAAAAACAAAGAATCATGCAGAACAAATCCTTAAAACTATGAATCTTTAA
- a CDS encoding GYDIA family GHMP kinase: MSILQKFKSNGKLLLTGEYTVLDGAVSLAVPTRLGQSLQIHQTQEFSNKLVWTAYKSDGKLWFKTVLDINSNKIDETTNLNFSKQLLHIFQEVQKLGSTKFENKVGYECITRLDFPENWGLGTSSTLINNVAQWTKVNPYKLLEKTFGGSGYDIACAEAHTPITYQLKENEVKKIEKVEISSAITENLLFIYLNQKQNSREGIQHYKQKTKSEHLIDAISNITREIIDPKITFNQFRILISEHEQLISEFINIDTVKKVLFSDYPGFVKSLGAWGGDFIMAEKLECSETYFKNKGYEVIKNYKDLIL, encoded by the coding sequence TTGAGTATTTTACAAAAATTTAAAAGTAACGGTAAATTACTTTTAACCGGAGAATATACGGTACTGGATGGTGCCGTAAGTTTAGCCGTACCCACTCGATTAGGACAATCTCTTCAAATACACCAAACTCAAGAATTTTCTAATAAATTGGTATGGACTGCCTATAAAAGTGATGGAAAATTATGGTTTAAAACCGTTTTAGATATTAACAGCAATAAAATCGATGAAACGACGAATTTAAATTTTTCAAAACAATTACTCCATATTTTCCAAGAAGTACAAAAATTAGGAAGCACGAAATTTGAAAATAAAGTTGGATACGAATGTATAACTCGGTTGGACTTTCCCGAAAATTGGGGCTTGGGAACCAGTTCAACCTTAATCAATAATGTAGCACAATGGACAAAAGTAAATCCCTATAAATTATTAGAAAAAACTTTTGGAGGAAGCGGTTATGATATAGCCTGTGCCGAAGCCCATACGCCTATTACCTATCAACTAAAAGAAAATGAAGTAAAGAAAATTGAAAAGGTAGAAATATCTTCCGCAATAACGGAAAATCTTTTATTTATTTATTTGAATCAAAAACAAAATTCAAGAGAAGGAATACAGCATTATAAACAAAAAACGAAGTCGGAACATCTCATAGATGCCATTTCAAATATAACCCGAGAAATTATTGACCCAAAAATTACCTTTAATCAATTTAGGATTCTTATTTCAGAACATGAACAATTGATTTCAGAGTTTATCAATATAGATACAGTAAAAAAAGTTTTATTCAGTGATTATCCGGGGTTTGTTAAGAGTCTGGGAGCTTGGGGAGGAGATTTTATTATGGCTGAAAAATTAGAATGTTCGGAAACCTATTTCAAAAACAAAGGATATGAAGTAATCAAAAATTACAAGGATCTTATACTATAG
- a CDS encoding acyl-CoA thioesterase → MNTPLFEIDLKVRDYECDAQGIVNNANYQHYYEVGRHEFLEHNGLDFYDLHQKGIDLVLISIHVRYMSSLKGGEKFLCTIDSLEKEGIRYIFNQKIIRKSDNKVCSEAKAEVVSVVNGRVSMPALLDESFAKYLQK, encoded by the coding sequence ATGAATACTCCTCTTTTTGAAATCGATTTAAAAGTACGAGATTATGAATGTGATGCACAAGGCATCGTGAACAATGCAAATTATCAACACTATTATGAAGTAGGCCGTCATGAATTTCTAGAACATAATGGGCTAGATTTCTATGATTTACACCAAAAAGGAATCGATTTAGTATTAATAAGCATTCATGTACGCTATATGAGTTCACTAAAAGGAGGAGAAAAATTTTTATGTACCATAGATTCATTGGAAAAAGAAGGAATCCGTTATATATTTAATCAAAAAATTATACGCAAGTCCGACAACAAAGTATGTTCTGAAGCAAAAGCAGAAGTAGTAAGTGTAGTCAATGGACGTGTAAGTATGCCGGCGCTATTAGATGAATCATTTGCTAAATACCTTCAAAAATAA
- a CDS encoding putative porin produces the protein MSRIRIFFICLFSSIVSIFSFAQVSEGKTNEMPVTNSKTISSDSIKIYNPTIQSYKYWTEDHAKKIFDTVLTIDKYYSNKMYNHKDSFGAMPFSNIGHTFNPLLFSTKINSGIDLIPTGKSFNLIEADEVRYFDVQTPMTEFQYNNGYKQGHSLSSLFTHNINSRLNYSIQYRGLRSEGKYLEQLASNNSLLFTLAYHTKNQKYNLWTHYITANVDDEENGGIQFPKNFEDGDSRFKDRDRMEVNLTGAQSKYGRRRFYVGQQLGILNSGHNTYPLSIKNIFSAESSHFTYEEFKNLNTYFSDKQGIFDVDNLKSHYNTKKLRKITNQSMAVFDWSDKLHLETGLKYEHLEFNFDRIVDPSISFPKNLKDNRVGIAGKLAFNWKKEIVLKSQGEAMTGDEFKNSYYLDNHLIVSPLKDYYLEANVGVKSQIPSLNLLYNQSFYKSMNYFMDDPKKERTVQAGGELHTKPYNTRVFTQFYNIKNYTYLDSDYLPKQAGSSVDIVQVGLKNSFQYKKFHLETNLAYQNVTSNKQLLPLPDFIGRATIYYQSKAFKNNAEFQLGLNAYYFNKFQSRLFLPVTNEFRLQSKTENYNIGEYPVLDLFLHFKVKRMLIILEGQHFNSSFSGYKFYSSPLNPYTDFRLNIGILWYIFT, from the coding sequence ATGAGTAGAATTAGAATATTTTTTATCTGTTTATTTTCAAGCATAGTTTCAATATTTTCTTTTGCTCAGGTTTCAGAAGGGAAAACAAACGAAATGCCTGTAACAAACAGTAAAACTATCTCTTCTGATTCAATTAAAATTTATAACCCAACCATACAATCCTATAAATATTGGACGGAAGACCATGCGAAAAAAATCTTTGATACCGTTTTAACTATAGATAAATACTATAGCAATAAAATGTACAATCACAAAGATAGTTTTGGCGCCATGCCGTTTTCCAATATTGGACATACTTTTAATCCTTTATTATTTTCAACTAAAATTAACTCGGGAATAGATTTAATTCCTACGGGAAAATCTTTTAACCTAATAGAAGCAGATGAAGTAAGATATTTTGATGTTCAGACCCCGATGACCGAATTCCAATACAACAATGGATATAAACAAGGCCATTCATTATCAAGTTTATTTACACATAATATCAATTCAAGACTAAATTATTCCATACAATACAGAGGATTACGTTCAGAAGGAAAATATTTAGAACAATTAGCTTCCAATAATTCACTTTTATTCACACTTGCTTATCATACCAAAAATCAAAAATATAATTTGTGGACTCACTATATAACAGCTAATGTAGACGATGAAGAAAACGGAGGAATTCAATTTCCAAAAAATTTCGAAGATGGAGACAGCCGATTTAAAGATCGGGACCGAATGGAAGTAAACCTTACAGGAGCGCAATCAAAATATGGAAGAAGAAGATTTTATGTCGGTCAACAATTAGGAATTCTTAATTCGGGACATAACACCTATCCGTTATCTATAAAAAATATTTTTTCGGCAGAATCTTCCCACTTTACCTATGAAGAATTTAAAAATCTAAATACCTATTTTTCAGATAAACAAGGTATTTTTGATGTAGACAATTTGAAAAGTCATTACAATACAAAAAAACTTAGAAAGATTACCAATCAATCCATGGCAGTTTTTGATTGGAGCGATAAATTACATTTGGAAACAGGACTTAAATATGAACATTTAGAATTTAATTTTGACCGAATAGTTGATCCAAGTATTTCCTTTCCCAAAAATCTCAAAGACAATCGAGTGGGAATAGCCGGAAAGCTTGCATTTAACTGGAAGAAAGAAATTGTTTTAAAATCACAAGGAGAGGCAATGACGGGAGATGAATTTAAAAATTCGTATTACTTAGACAATCATTTAATAGTCAGTCCTTTAAAAGATTATTATTTAGAAGCTAATGTAGGAGTTAAATCTCAGATACCGTCATTAAACTTGCTGTATAATCAAAGTTTTTATAAATCCATGAATTATTTTATGGATGACCCTAAAAAAGAAAGAACAGTTCAAGCGGGAGGAGAATTACATACAAAACCTTATAATACAAGAGTTTTTACACAATTTTATAATATAAAAAATTATACCTATTTAGATAGTGATTATCTTCCTAAACAAGCCGGTTCTTCGGTTGATATAGTACAAGTAGGTTTGAAAAACAGTTTTCAATATAAAAAATTCCATTTGGAAACTAATTTAGCATATCAAAATGTTACCAGTAATAAACAACTCTTACCCTTGCCGGATTTCATTGGTAGAGCTACCATTTATTACCAATCAAAAGCATTTAAAAATAATGCAGAATTCCAATTAGGATTAAATGCTTATTACTTTAATAAATTCCAATCCAGACTCTTTTTACCGGTAACCAACGAGTTTAGATTACAATCAAAAACAGAAAATTATAATATCGGAGAATATCCCGTATTAGATTTATTTCTGCATTTTAAAGTCAAAAGAATGTTGATTATACTGGAAGGGCAACATTTCAACTCCAGTTTTAGTGGTTACAAATTCTACAGTTCACCACTCAATCCATATACAGATTTTCGTTTAAATATAGGAATACTCTGGTATATATTCACCTAA